In Bos taurus isolate L1 Dominette 01449 registration number 42190680 breed Hereford chromosome 11, ARS-UCD2.0, whole genome shotgun sequence, one DNA window encodes the following:
- the ASXL2 gene encoding putative Polycomb group protein ASXL2 isoform X1 gives MREKGRRKKGRTWAEAAKTVLEKYPNTPMSHKEILQVIQREGLKEISGTSPLACLNAMLHTNSRGEEGIFYKVPGRMGVYTLKKDVPDGVKELSEGSEESSDGQSDSQSSENSSSSSDGGSNKEGKKSRWKRKVSSRLSQPSSPHSGCPSPTIPAGKVISSSQKHSKKALKQALKQQQQKKQQQQQCRPSMSISSNQHLSLKTVKASSDPVPAKPAIWEGKQSDGQSSSPQNSNSSFSSSSVKVENHLLGLGKKSFQRSDRLHTRQMKRTKCAEIDVETPDSILVNTNLRALINKHTFSVLPGDCQQRLLLLLPEVDRQVGPDGLMKLNGSALNNEFFTSAAQGWKERLSEGEFTPEMQVRIRQEIEKEKKVEPWKEQFFESYYGQSSGLSLEDSKKLTASPNDPKVKKTPAEQPKSTLPSEASPVSVVPVIPQLESKEEVLQMPSPVRKEEHESQDKTQPHSTEPLLSPATNTNELSSIPPIKCPKDEALVEQKPVASAEQESEKKNHLTTASNYNKNESQEALVTSLSKPKSPGVETTVMKPTVEASPQETTMKEPPSTLADHSPESLKRKSSLTQEEAPTSWEKRPRVTEHRQHQQPFQVSPQPFLSRGDRFQVRRVPPLKIPVSRISPMPFPTSQVSPRARFPISITSPNRTGARTLADIKAKAQLVKAQRAAAAAAAAAAAAASVGGTIPGPGPGGGQGPGEGGERRTARGGDPDSDKVSEPSKGPALELAGTGSRGGTRELLPAGPDTQPQSETRTAGQPQPLSGPGAQLQQTPSVPPASAVGGACAGVPSPAHIHALPPALGKLSNEKLNPPRVTGTVASLSQPQGPSNGRQEKAPPAPADPALIMGASPVHFAAAGAVEPKAGSSKNAPNPPASAEISASASVDTTASPLTSLLTTATLEKLPVPQVSVTTTPTGSAPSLSTLPAASSLKTPGTSSHMNGPISRPSSSIPANNPLVTQLLQGKDVPMEQILPKPLTKVEMKTVPLTTKEEKGVGALIGTSVTENSTREEVHERQSHPAAQHLGKTLQSKQLPQVPRPLQLFSGKDLRDSGIDTHQYQEGLSKATQDQILQTLSQRVRRQNILSFVQPSQFNFTHSGFPLEDISTSQRFMLGFAGRRTSKPAMAGHYLLNISTYGRGTESFRRTHSVNPEDRFCLSSPTEALKMGYTDCKNAAGDSSSGKEDDTDEESTGDEQESVPVKEEPQASQSSGKCDASLGPHSRETLSTSDCSAKKNVKAETPVPEQTPLSKENYLFTRGQTFDEKTLARDFIQAAQKQMAHAVRGKTMRSSPELFNSTSLPLPADSPTHQSLLLPPLQTPKLYGSPTQIGPSYRGMINVSTSSDMDHNSSVPGMPDCSQVSSNVGDVMSFSVTVTAIPASQAVNAGSRGQTIPVQAFPEESSVEDTPSKCYCRLKAMIMCKGCGAFCHDDCIGPSKLCVSCLVVR, from the exons agggaaaaaagagcAGGTGGAAAAGGAAAG TATCATCTAGGCTGTCACAGCCATCTTCTCCTCATTCGGGCTGCCCATCTCCTACCATTCCAGCAGGTAAAGTCATTTCTTCATCACAGAAGCACAGCAAGAAGGCACTAAAGCAG GcactaaaacagcaacaacagaagaaacagcagcagcagcaatgcaggcCAAGCATGTCCATCTCCTCCAACCAGCACCTCTCTCTGAAGACTGTCAAAGCATCCAGTGACCCTGTACCTGCCAAACCTG cgATATGGGAAGGAAAGCAATCTGATGGACAGTCAAGCAGCCCTCAGAACTCAAACTCTAGCTTTTCTTCTTCTTCGGTTAAAGTGGAAAATCATTTGCTGGGCCTGGGGAAGAAGTCATTCCAGAGGTCTGACAGGCTCCACACAA GGCAAATGAAGAGAACTAAATGTGCTGAGATTGATGTTGAGACGCCAGATTCCATTCTGGTTAATACAAACCTACGAGCGCTAATCAACAAACACACCTTTTCAGTCCTTCCTGGAGACTGCCAACAGCGATTGCTTTTACTACTTCCAGAGGTGGATCGACAG GTTGGTCCAGATGGTCTGATGAAGTTAAATGGCTCAGCCCTTAATAATGAGTTCTTCACTTCAGCAGCCCAAGGCTGGAAGGAAAGACTTTCAGAAG GTGAGTTTACACCGGAGATGCAGGTGAGAATTCGACAAGAGAttgagaaggagaagaaagtagAGCCGTGGAAAGAACAATTCTTTGAAAGCTACTATGGTCAGAG TTCTGGCCTGAGTCTTGAAGATTCAAAGAAATTGACAGCTTCACCCAATGATCCCAAAGTAAAGAAAACCCCAGCTGAGCAACCAAAATCTACGCTTCCTTCAGAGGCCTCGCCTGTCAGTGTAGTCCCAGTAATTCCCCAGTTAGAATCTAAAGAGGAAGTACTGCAGATGCCATCACCAGTCAGAAAAGAAGAGCATGAAAGCCAAGATAAGACGCAGCCACACTCCACAGAGCCCCTTCTTTCCCCAGCTACCAATACAAATGAGCTTAGCAGCATTCCTCCCATCAAGTGCCCGAAGGATGAGGCTCTTGTGGAGCAAAAGCCAGTTGCCTCTGCTGAACAGGAATCTGAGAAAAAGAATCATCTCACTACAGCttcaaattataataaaaatgaaagccagGAAGCTTTAGTTACTTCCCTGAGCAAACCCAAGAGTCCTGGGGTAGAAACAACAGTAATGAAGCCCACAGTAGAAGCAAGTCCACAGGAGACAACTATGAAAGAGCCTCCATCAACTCTGGCTGATCACAGCCCAGAAAGCCTCAAGAGGAAATCTTCTCTCACCCAAGAAGAGGCCCCAACAAGCTGGGAGAAAAGGCCGCGTGTCACTGAGCATCGCCAGCACCAGCAGCCATTTCAAGTCTCCCCACAGCCCTTTCTCAGTAGAGGGGACAGGTTCCAGGTGCGGAGAGTACCACCTCTCAAG ATCCCGGTCTCCAGAATCTCTCCCATGCCGTTTCCTACATCGCAGGTCTCTCCCAGGGCTCGTTTTCCAATCTCCATCACTAGTCCTAACAGAACAGGAGCCAGAACCCTTGCAGACATCAAAGCAAAAGCCCAGCTTGTCAAAGCACAGAgggctgccgccgccgccgccgccgcagccgctGCTGCCGCCTCAGTTGGAGGGACCATTCCAGGACCTGGCCCAGGCGGTGGACAGGGTCCAGGGGAGGGGGGTGAAAGGAGAACTGCTAGAGGAGGGGATCCTGACTCAGACAAAGTCAGTGAGCCCAGCAAGGGCCCCGCACTGGAACTGGCAGGAACTGGAAGCAGGGGAGGTACGAGAGAGCTTTTACCCGCTGGGCCAGACACTCAGCCCCAGTCTGAGACCAGGACCGCAGGCCAGCCACAGCCTCTTAGTGGCCCTGGAGCACAACTACAGCAAACCCCCTCAGTGCCTCCCGCATCTGCCGTCGGTGGAGCATGTGCAGgtgtcccctccccagcccacatTCATGCACTCCCGCCAGCTTTAGGAAAATTAAGTAATGAAAAACTAAATCCCCCCAGGGTAACAGGCACGGTGGCCTCTCTCAGCCAACCCCAAGGGCCCAGTAATGGTAGGCAGGAGAAAGCACCTCCAGCTCCAGCAGATCCTGCTCTGATCATGGGTGCCTCGCCTGTTCATTTTGCAGCTGCTGGCGCAGTGGAGCCTAAAGCAGGTTCTAGTAAGAATGCCCCCAATCCTCCGGCCTCAGCAGAGATAAGTGCTAGCGCCTCAGTGGATACAACTGCCTCCCCTTTAACATCTCTGTTAACAACAGCCACTTTAGAGAAGCTCCCTGTGCCGCAGGTCAGCGTAACCACAACGCCTACTGGATCAGCTCCATCCTTGAGCACTTTGCCGGCAGCCTCTAGCCTTAAAACTCCGGGAACTTCTTCACATATGAATGGACCCATTTCAAGGCCAAGCTCTAGTATCCCTGCTAATAATCCTTTGGTAACTCAGCTGCTGCAGGGCAAAGATGTTCCCATGGAGCAAATTCTGCCTAAACCTCTTACCaaagttgaaatgaaaactgtTCCACTCACTacaaaagaggagaagggagtagGAGCACTCATAGGTACCAGCGTGACAGAGAACAGCACCAGAGAGGAAGTTCATGAGAGACAGTCCCATCCAGCTGCACAGCACCTGGGTAAAACTTTGCAAAGTAAGCAGCTCCCCCAGGTTCCAAGACCCCTGCAGCTCTTTTCAGGTAAGGATCTAAGGGACTCTGGCATTGACACACACCAGTACCAAGAAGGACTCagtaaggccacccaagatcagATTCTTCAGACTCTCAGCCAGAGGGTTCGGAGGCAGAACATTCTCTCATTTGTGCAGCCCTCACAGTTCAACTTTACTCACTCAGGTTTCCCGTTAGAGGACATTTCCACAAGCCAGAGGTTCATGCTAGGTTTTGCTGGCAGAAGGACATCCAAGCCTGCGATGGCAGGTCACTACTTACTTAATATTTCCACCTATGGCCGGGGTACAGAGAGCTTTAGGAGGACCCATTCTGTGAACCCCGAAGACCGATTTTGTCTGAGTAGCCCCACTGAGGCCTTGAAAATGGGATACACAGACTGTAAAAATGCAGCAGGAGATAGTAGCAGCGGGAAGGAAGATGATACTGACGAGGAAAGTACTGGTGATGAGCAAGAATCTGTCCCGGTAAAGGAGGAGCCACAGGCTTCTCAGAGTTCTGGCAAGTGTGATGCAAGTTTAGGACCCCACAGTAGAGAAACCCTGTCCACCAGTGACTGTTCCGCTAAAAAGAATGTGAAGGCAGAGACACCAGTGCCTGAGCAAACCCCTTTAAGTAAGGAGAATTACCTGTTCACTCGAGGCCAAACCTTTGACGAGAAGACCCTAGCCAGAGATTTTATTCAGGCAGCACAGAAGCAGATGGCTCATGCAGTGAGAGGTAAGACCATGCGGAGCAGCCCAGAGCTTTTCAATTCTACGTCTCTTCCTCTGCCTGCAGACAGTCCTACCCATCAatctctcctcctcccaccactGCAAACCCCAAAGCTGTACGGGAGCCCCACACAGATCGGGCCAAGCTACAGAGGCATGATCAACGTCTCCACCTCATCAGACATGGACCATAACTCCTCTGTCCCGGGGATGCCCGACTGTAGTCAGGTGTCTAGCAATGTTGGTGATGTCATGTCCTTTTCAGTGACTGTCACAGCCATCCCTGCCAGCCAGGCCGTGAATGCCGGCAGCCGCGGCCAGACCATTCCTGTTCAGGCCTTCCCTGAGGAGAGCAGCGTAGAGGACACTCCTTCCAAGTGTTACTGCCGGTTGAAAGCCATGATCATGTGCAAGGGCTGCGGAGCCTTCTGCCACGACGATTGCATTGGCCCCTCCAaactctgtgtctcctgccttgttGTTCGGTAA
- the ASXL2 gene encoding putative Polycomb group protein ASXL2 isoform X2, with the protein MLHTNSRGEEGIFYKVPGRMGVYTLKKDVPDGVKELSEGSEESSDGQSDSQSSENSSSSSDGGSNKEGKKSRWKRKVSSRLSQPSSPHSGCPSPTIPAGKVISSSQKHSKKALKQALKQQQQKKQQQQQCRPSMSISSNQHLSLKTVKASSDPVPAKPAIWEGKQSDGQSSSPQNSNSSFSSSSVKVENHLLGLGKKSFQRSDRLHTRQMKRTKCAEIDVETPDSILVNTNLRALINKHTFSVLPGDCQQRLLLLLPEVDRQVGPDGLMKLNGSALNNEFFTSAAQGWKERLSEGEFTPEMQVRIRQEIEKEKKVEPWKEQFFESYYGQSSGLSLEDSKKLTASPNDPKVKKTPAEQPKSTLPSEASPVSVVPVIPQLESKEEVLQMPSPVRKEEHESQDKTQPHSTEPLLSPATNTNELSSIPPIKCPKDEALVEQKPVASAEQESEKKNHLTTASNYNKNESQEALVTSLSKPKSPGVETTVMKPTVEASPQETTMKEPPSTLADHSPESLKRKSSLTQEEAPTSWEKRPRVTEHRQHQQPFQVSPQPFLSRGDRFQVRRVPPLKIPVSRISPMPFPTSQVSPRARFPISITSPNRTGARTLADIKAKAQLVKAQRAAAAAAAAAAAAASVGGTIPGPGPGGGQGPGEGGERRTARGGDPDSDKVSEPSKGPALELAGTGSRGGTRELLPAGPDTQPQSETRTAGQPQPLSGPGAQLQQTPSVPPASAVGGACAGVPSPAHIHALPPALGKLSNEKLNPPRVTGTVASLSQPQGPSNGRQEKAPPAPADPALIMGASPVHFAAAGAVEPKAGSSKNAPNPPASAEISASASVDTTASPLTSLLTTATLEKLPVPQVSVTTTPTGSAPSLSTLPAASSLKTPGTSSHMNGPISRPSSSIPANNPLVTQLLQGKDVPMEQILPKPLTKVEMKTVPLTTKEEKGVGALIGTSVTENSTREEVHERQSHPAAQHLGKTLQSKQLPQVPRPLQLFSGKDLRDSGIDTHQYQEGLSKATQDQILQTLSQRVRRQNILSFVQPSQFNFTHSGFPLEDISTSQRFMLGFAGRRTSKPAMAGHYLLNISTYGRGTESFRRTHSVNPEDRFCLSSPTEALKMGYTDCKNAAGDSSSGKEDDTDEESTGDEQESVPVKEEPQASQSSGKCDASLGPHSRETLSTSDCSAKKNVKAETPVPEQTPLSKENYLFTRGQTFDEKTLARDFIQAAQKQMAHAVRGKTMRSSPELFNSTSLPLPADSPTHQSLLLPPLQTPKLYGSPTQIGPSYRGMINVSTSSDMDHNSSVPGMPDCSQVSSNVGDVMSFSVTVTAIPASQAVNAGSRGQTIPVQAFPEESSVEDTPSKCYCRLKAMIMCKGCGAFCHDDCIGPSKLCVSCLVVR; encoded by the exons agggaaaaaagagcAGGTGGAAAAGGAAAG TATCATCTAGGCTGTCACAGCCATCTTCTCCTCATTCGGGCTGCCCATCTCCTACCATTCCAGCAGGTAAAGTCATTTCTTCATCACAGAAGCACAGCAAGAAGGCACTAAAGCAG GcactaaaacagcaacaacagaagaaacagcagcagcagcaatgcaggcCAAGCATGTCCATCTCCTCCAACCAGCACCTCTCTCTGAAGACTGTCAAAGCATCCAGTGACCCTGTACCTGCCAAACCTG cgATATGGGAAGGAAAGCAATCTGATGGACAGTCAAGCAGCCCTCAGAACTCAAACTCTAGCTTTTCTTCTTCTTCGGTTAAAGTGGAAAATCATTTGCTGGGCCTGGGGAAGAAGTCATTCCAGAGGTCTGACAGGCTCCACACAA GGCAAATGAAGAGAACTAAATGTGCTGAGATTGATGTTGAGACGCCAGATTCCATTCTGGTTAATACAAACCTACGAGCGCTAATCAACAAACACACCTTTTCAGTCCTTCCTGGAGACTGCCAACAGCGATTGCTTTTACTACTTCCAGAGGTGGATCGACAG GTTGGTCCAGATGGTCTGATGAAGTTAAATGGCTCAGCCCTTAATAATGAGTTCTTCACTTCAGCAGCCCAAGGCTGGAAGGAAAGACTTTCAGAAG GTGAGTTTACACCGGAGATGCAGGTGAGAATTCGACAAGAGAttgagaaggagaagaaagtagAGCCGTGGAAAGAACAATTCTTTGAAAGCTACTATGGTCAGAG TTCTGGCCTGAGTCTTGAAGATTCAAAGAAATTGACAGCTTCACCCAATGATCCCAAAGTAAAGAAAACCCCAGCTGAGCAACCAAAATCTACGCTTCCTTCAGAGGCCTCGCCTGTCAGTGTAGTCCCAGTAATTCCCCAGTTAGAATCTAAAGAGGAAGTACTGCAGATGCCATCACCAGTCAGAAAAGAAGAGCATGAAAGCCAAGATAAGACGCAGCCACACTCCACAGAGCCCCTTCTTTCCCCAGCTACCAATACAAATGAGCTTAGCAGCATTCCTCCCATCAAGTGCCCGAAGGATGAGGCTCTTGTGGAGCAAAAGCCAGTTGCCTCTGCTGAACAGGAATCTGAGAAAAAGAATCATCTCACTACAGCttcaaattataataaaaatgaaagccagGAAGCTTTAGTTACTTCCCTGAGCAAACCCAAGAGTCCTGGGGTAGAAACAACAGTAATGAAGCCCACAGTAGAAGCAAGTCCACAGGAGACAACTATGAAAGAGCCTCCATCAACTCTGGCTGATCACAGCCCAGAAAGCCTCAAGAGGAAATCTTCTCTCACCCAAGAAGAGGCCCCAACAAGCTGGGAGAAAAGGCCGCGTGTCACTGAGCATCGCCAGCACCAGCAGCCATTTCAAGTCTCCCCACAGCCCTTTCTCAGTAGAGGGGACAGGTTCCAGGTGCGGAGAGTACCACCTCTCAAG ATCCCGGTCTCCAGAATCTCTCCCATGCCGTTTCCTACATCGCAGGTCTCTCCCAGGGCTCGTTTTCCAATCTCCATCACTAGTCCTAACAGAACAGGAGCCAGAACCCTTGCAGACATCAAAGCAAAAGCCCAGCTTGTCAAAGCACAGAgggctgccgccgccgccgccgccgcagccgctGCTGCCGCCTCAGTTGGAGGGACCATTCCAGGACCTGGCCCAGGCGGTGGACAGGGTCCAGGGGAGGGGGGTGAAAGGAGAACTGCTAGAGGAGGGGATCCTGACTCAGACAAAGTCAGTGAGCCCAGCAAGGGCCCCGCACTGGAACTGGCAGGAACTGGAAGCAGGGGAGGTACGAGAGAGCTTTTACCCGCTGGGCCAGACACTCAGCCCCAGTCTGAGACCAGGACCGCAGGCCAGCCACAGCCTCTTAGTGGCCCTGGAGCACAACTACAGCAAACCCCCTCAGTGCCTCCCGCATCTGCCGTCGGTGGAGCATGTGCAGgtgtcccctccccagcccacatTCATGCACTCCCGCCAGCTTTAGGAAAATTAAGTAATGAAAAACTAAATCCCCCCAGGGTAACAGGCACGGTGGCCTCTCTCAGCCAACCCCAAGGGCCCAGTAATGGTAGGCAGGAGAAAGCACCTCCAGCTCCAGCAGATCCTGCTCTGATCATGGGTGCCTCGCCTGTTCATTTTGCAGCTGCTGGCGCAGTGGAGCCTAAAGCAGGTTCTAGTAAGAATGCCCCCAATCCTCCGGCCTCAGCAGAGATAAGTGCTAGCGCCTCAGTGGATACAACTGCCTCCCCTTTAACATCTCTGTTAACAACAGCCACTTTAGAGAAGCTCCCTGTGCCGCAGGTCAGCGTAACCACAACGCCTACTGGATCAGCTCCATCCTTGAGCACTTTGCCGGCAGCCTCTAGCCTTAAAACTCCGGGAACTTCTTCACATATGAATGGACCCATTTCAAGGCCAAGCTCTAGTATCCCTGCTAATAATCCTTTGGTAACTCAGCTGCTGCAGGGCAAAGATGTTCCCATGGAGCAAATTCTGCCTAAACCTCTTACCaaagttgaaatgaaaactgtTCCACTCACTacaaaagaggagaagggagtagGAGCACTCATAGGTACCAGCGTGACAGAGAACAGCACCAGAGAGGAAGTTCATGAGAGACAGTCCCATCCAGCTGCACAGCACCTGGGTAAAACTTTGCAAAGTAAGCAGCTCCCCCAGGTTCCAAGACCCCTGCAGCTCTTTTCAGGTAAGGATCTAAGGGACTCTGGCATTGACACACACCAGTACCAAGAAGGACTCagtaaggccacccaagatcagATTCTTCAGACTCTCAGCCAGAGGGTTCGGAGGCAGAACATTCTCTCATTTGTGCAGCCCTCACAGTTCAACTTTACTCACTCAGGTTTCCCGTTAGAGGACATTTCCACAAGCCAGAGGTTCATGCTAGGTTTTGCTGGCAGAAGGACATCCAAGCCTGCGATGGCAGGTCACTACTTACTTAATATTTCCACCTATGGCCGGGGTACAGAGAGCTTTAGGAGGACCCATTCTGTGAACCCCGAAGACCGATTTTGTCTGAGTAGCCCCACTGAGGCCTTGAAAATGGGATACACAGACTGTAAAAATGCAGCAGGAGATAGTAGCAGCGGGAAGGAAGATGATACTGACGAGGAAAGTACTGGTGATGAGCAAGAATCTGTCCCGGTAAAGGAGGAGCCACAGGCTTCTCAGAGTTCTGGCAAGTGTGATGCAAGTTTAGGACCCCACAGTAGAGAAACCCTGTCCACCAGTGACTGTTCCGCTAAAAAGAATGTGAAGGCAGAGACACCAGTGCCTGAGCAAACCCCTTTAAGTAAGGAGAATTACCTGTTCACTCGAGGCCAAACCTTTGACGAGAAGACCCTAGCCAGAGATTTTATTCAGGCAGCACAGAAGCAGATGGCTCATGCAGTGAGAGGTAAGACCATGCGGAGCAGCCCAGAGCTTTTCAATTCTACGTCTCTTCCTCTGCCTGCAGACAGTCCTACCCATCAatctctcctcctcccaccactGCAAACCCCAAAGCTGTACGGGAGCCCCACACAGATCGGGCCAAGCTACAGAGGCATGATCAACGTCTCCACCTCATCAGACATGGACCATAACTCCTCTGTCCCGGGGATGCCCGACTGTAGTCAGGTGTCTAGCAATGTTGGTGATGTCATGTCCTTTTCAGTGACTGTCACAGCCATCCCTGCCAGCCAGGCCGTGAATGCCGGCAGCCGCGGCCAGACCATTCCTGTTCAGGCCTTCCCTGAGGAGAGCAGCGTAGAGGACACTCCTTCCAAGTGTTACTGCCGGTTGAAAGCCATGATCATGTGCAAGGGCTGCGGAGCCTTCTGCCACGACGATTGCATTGGCCCCTCCAaactctgtgtctcctgccttgttGTTCGGTAA